From Bacillus sp. FSL K6-3431, the proteins below share one genomic window:
- a CDS encoding C45 family peptidase has translation MKKVYSDVIQFRGTHYDFGYMQGEIVKDSLTVKNREKQWKVRKPRFTVEVEEVKQAILPFAPGIWDELLGLQAALEWPMERVLMEFGGYRLDYVRSGCSIMTGDHYLIRNYDYHPKTYEGRYVLYQPTDQGYATIGPSQRVTGRMDGMNEKGLAIGYNFMHRKKPGDGFICCMIGRMIIEACANVKEAVAMLREIPHRHSFSYVVYDQSGETYIVETSPRDVKVRQSKFCTNHFEIMKHENRNHLIDSERRLTAMQDQQEHISRSYDAFRLMNDVDKGVFSKLYGSWAGTIHTSAYLPRDMKAWIALGDNQEPTSFYFADWLAGKDVDIGRITGEVDTDIPFVHMDKGAHWSQNGK, from the coding sequence ATGAAAAAGGTTTACAGTGATGTGATTCAATTTCGTGGTACACATTATGATTTTGGATATATGCAAGGTGAAATAGTAAAAGATTCTTTGACTGTGAAGAACCGCGAAAAACAGTGGAAAGTGCGTAAACCTCGGTTTACTGTAGAAGTGGAGGAAGTCAAACAAGCTATTCTTCCCTTTGCGCCTGGTATATGGGATGAATTACTGGGATTGCAAGCAGCATTAGAATGGCCGATGGAACGTGTATTAATGGAATTTGGTGGTTATCGTTTAGATTATGTTCGTTCAGGTTGTTCGATTATGACAGGTGATCATTATTTAATTCGGAATTATGATTATCACCCTAAGACATATGAAGGCCGCTACGTACTTTATCAGCCAACGGATCAAGGTTATGCCACGATCGGTCCAAGTCAAAGAGTGACTGGACGTATGGATGGAATGAACGAAAAAGGGCTCGCAATCGGATATAATTTTATGCACCGCAAAAAACCAGGTGATGGGTTCATCTGTTGTATGATTGGTAGAATGATTATAGAAGCATGTGCAAATGTGAAAGAAGCTGTCGCAATGTTGCGGGAAATTCCACATCGTCATTCCTTTAGCTATGTTGTCTATGATCAGAGTGGTGAGACCTATATTGTGGAAACATCTCCACGCGACGTGAAAGTGCGCCAATCTAAATTTTGTACCAATCACTTTGAAATAATGAAGCATGAAAATCGGAATCACCTTATTGATTCGGAGCGCAGATTAACAGCAATGCAAGACCAACAGGAGCATATTTCAAGATCCTACGATGCTTTTCGGTTGATGAACGATGTAGATAAAGGGGTATTTTCAAAATTATACGGGAGTTGGGCTGGAACGATACATACATCAGCTTATCTTCCAAGAGACATGAAGGCATGGATTGCCTTAGGCGATAATCAAGAGCCTACCTCCTTTTATTTCGCAGATTGGTTAGCTGGGAAAGATGTAGATATTGGACGGATTACAGGTGAGGTTGATACAGATATTCCGTTCGTACATATGGATAAAGGAGCTCATTGGTCGCAGAATGGGAAATAA
- a CDS encoding DUF488 domain-containing protein, with amino-acid sequence MTNGDIYDRSFYSFQREAFSSMLKAYDIQLLADVRAFLGSRKFPQFSQDHMPYWLQAENIGYQHFKKLGGRRPKSKEVDPSLNGGWRNRSFHNYADYTLSDSFAEGIEKLIEEASNKPVAYCCAERHPVRCHRLLISNWFTANGWNASHIIDGPKGKIDVVKHELGQWGAAPLVQKNRVIYPKIN; translated from the coding sequence ATGACAAATGGAGATATTTACGATCGGTCATTCTACTCATTCCAAAGAGAGGCGTTTAGTTCCATGCTTAAAGCCTACGACATACAGTTATTAGCGGATGTACGAGCATTCCTAGGCAGTAGAAAGTTCCCGCAATTTTCTCAAGATCATATGCCATATTGGTTGCAAGCAGAAAATATTGGCTATCAGCATTTTAAAAAACTCGGAGGGAGGAGACCGAAGTCGAAAGAGGTAGACCCTTCATTAAATGGAGGTTGGAGAAATAGATCATTTCACAATTATGCTGACTATACATTATCAGATTCCTTTGCAGAAGGTATAGAAAAATTGATCGAGGAAGCTAGCAATAAACCTGTTGCCTATTGTTGTGCTGAGCGTCATCCGGTAAGATGTCACCGTCTGTTAATTAGTAATTGGTTTACAGCTAATGGATGGAATGCTAGCCATATTATCGATGGGCCTAAAGGGAAAATCGATGTGGTGAAACATGAACTAGGACAATGGGGTGCAGCACCACTCGTTCAGAAAAATAGGGTTATCTATCCAAAAATAAATTAA
- the ilvA gene encoding threonine ammonia-lyase IlvA: protein MNQTKEQTKTVHVEDILIAYQCLKDLVVHTPLQKNERLSEQYGCHIYVKREDLQHVRSFKLRGAFYKIKMIEKEALEKGVICASAGNHAQGVAFACAHLGINGKIFMPQTTPRQKIDQVKMFGKDQVDIVLIGDTFDDASISATACAESEGRIFIHPFDDQDVIAGQGTVAVEIMNDTEEPLDFVFGSIGGGGLMSGISTYIKNVSPHTRMIGVEPAGAGSMKAAFENKGVFALDAIDKFVDGAAVKCVGQNNYDICRKYLDDIVLVPEGKVCTTILDLYNKHAIIAEPAGALPIAALDFYKDEIKGKSVVCVISGGNNDIGRMQEIKEKSMIYEGLLYYFIVNFPQRSGALREFLDDVLGPDDDITTFEYTKKNNKESGPGLVGIELKRKEDYDGLVERMSQKGFSYTEVNKDSRLFHLLI, encoded by the coding sequence ATGAATCAAACAAAGGAGCAAACAAAAACTGTGCATGTAGAGGATATTTTAATTGCGTATCAATGTTTAAAAGATCTGGTGGTACATACACCTTTGCAAAAAAATGAACGATTATCTGAACAATATGGTTGTCATATTTATGTAAAAAGAGAAGATTTGCAACATGTACGTTCTTTTAAATTACGTGGGGCATTTTATAAAATAAAAATGATTGAAAAAGAGGCGCTTGAAAAAGGTGTTATTTGCGCGAGTGCAGGTAATCATGCGCAAGGTGTCGCATTTGCTTGTGCCCATTTAGGAATTAACGGGAAAATTTTCATGCCACAAACAACTCCGAGACAAAAAATAGACCAAGTAAAAATGTTTGGTAAAGATCAAGTGGATATCGTTTTAATTGGTGATACTTTTGATGATGCGTCTATTAGTGCGACAGCCTGTGCTGAAAGCGAAGGTAGAATCTTTATTCATCCATTTGATGATCAAGATGTCATCGCTGGTCAAGGTACGGTTGCGGTGGAAATTATGAATGATACAGAGGAACCACTTGATTTCGTGTTCGGTAGTATTGGCGGCGGCGGCCTCATGTCTGGAATTAGCACGTATATTAAAAATGTCTCCCCACATACACGTATGATTGGTGTGGAACCAGCAGGTGCTGGCAGTATGAAAGCAGCATTTGAAAATAAAGGGGTATTTGCTTTAGATGCGATTGATAAATTTGTTGATGGTGCAGCTGTGAAGTGTGTTGGCCAAAACAATTATGATATTTGCCGTAAATATTTAGATGATATTGTGCTTGTTCCAGAAGGTAAAGTATGTACAACTATCTTAGATTTATATAATAAGCATGCTATCATTGCAGAACCAGCAGGTGCTCTGCCGATCGCTGCCCTTGACTTTTATAAAGACGAAATTAAAGGCAAGTCTGTCGTTTGTGTCATCAGCGGTGGAAATAATGACATTGGCCGGATGCAGGAAATCAAAGAAAAGTCGATGATTTACGAAGGGTTACTGTATTATTTCATCGTCAATTTCCCACAACGTTCCGGAGCATTGCGGGAATTTTTAGATGATGTACTCGGACCTGATGATGACATCACTACGTTTGAATATACGAAAAAGAACAATAAAGAAAGCGGTCCAGGACTTGTCGGGATTGAATTGAAAAGAAAAGAAGATTATGATGGCTTGGTTGAGCGAATGAGTCAAAAAGGCTTCTCGTATACTGAGGTTAATAAAGATAGTAGATTATTCCATCTACTTATATAA
- a CDS encoding sugar phosphate isomerase/epimerase family protein, whose product MKLGLSTYSLVRELRDEKMTVLDVIQWIADNGGEHMEIVPYGFTVVDNEELADQIKEKAAEVGIELSAYSLPANFVQETEEAFLEEVERLKKHVDIVNRMGIKIMRHDVTAFTLPPEDRTIHYFDKHFSKLVRGSQLLADYAVQFGITTTIENHGFNVQTSDRVQRVIHAVDRENFKTTLDVGNFLCIDEEPLVGVKKNLKYAATVHFKDFYIRPYYENPGGGDWFRTVNDNYLRGAIVGHGDINIREIVKLVKNSGYDGYLTVEFEGMEECKLGSKIGMDNVRRFWHEV is encoded by the coding sequence ATGAAATTAGGATTAAGTACATATAGTTTGGTGAGAGAATTGAGAGATGAAAAAATGACAGTGTTGGATGTCATTCAATGGATTGCGGACAATGGTGGGGAACATATGGAGATTGTCCCATATGGTTTTACTGTCGTAGATAATGAAGAATTGGCTGACCAAATTAAGGAGAAGGCTGCCGAAGTCGGGATTGAATTATCTGCCTACTCATTGCCGGCCAATTTCGTTCAGGAGACAGAAGAAGCATTCTTAGAGGAAGTGGAGCGTCTTAAAAAGCATGTAGATATTGTGAACCGAATGGGTATAAAAATTATGCGCCATGATGTAACAGCGTTTACACTACCGCCGGAGGATAGGACGATTCACTATTTTGATAAGCATTTTTCGAAATTGGTTAGAGGTAGTCAATTGCTTGCTGATTATGCAGTGCAATTCGGCATTACGACTACGATCGAGAACCATGGCTTTAATGTACAAACGAGTGACCGTGTACAACGTGTTATTCATGCTGTAGATCGCGAAAACTTCAAAACGACATTGGATGTGGGGAATTTCCTTTGTATCGACGAAGAGCCACTAGTTGGAGTTAAAAAGAATCTTAAATATGCAGCAACGGTTCATTTTAAAGATTTTTATATTCGCCCGTATTATGAGAATCCAGGTGGCGGTGATTGGTTCCGTACGGTGAATGATAACTATTTGCGTGGAGCTATTGTTGGACATGGAGATATTAATATTCGTGAAATTGTAAAGCTGGTGAAAAACTCTGGATATGATGGTTATTTAACTGTGGAATTCGAAGGAATGGAAGAGTGCAAACTCGGTTCAAAAATAGGTATGGATAATGTAAGAAGATTTTGGCATGAAGTATAA
- a CDS encoding ROK family transcriptional regulator: MEKQDQVLMKKQNKNLVLDIVKQKAPISRISIAKATGMSPTSITRIVNELSEQGFVRETTLVTSGVGRRATLLDVDKDVLYTIGVELDKSLIKIGIVNYVGEIVVIQSLKHENIETYEETLHKLSQNIMGLIDNYAIRPQKVIGIAVGLPGFIDYKNGIVKISDQLKWKDVHFAEDLKKLTSIDVIIDNELKMKVVAESTVGKAMNSQNAILLGIGSGIGTAIILNGEIVRGESNNAGEIGHTIVDPTGNVCNCGKIGCLATYISEGAILADSKKVKEIDSIQDVFSSYRKKEAWALNILDRAATYLSVAISNILCLYNPEVIVLSGDTIENLPEMKEMIEQKCELYIWEPLKDSARIVYSDLGESGVVLGAAIQAQNKLLNLK, encoded by the coding sequence ATGGAAAAGCAAGACCAAGTTTTAATGAAAAAGCAAAATAAAAACCTTGTTCTAGATATTGTTAAACAGAAAGCGCCGATATCTAGAATCAGTATCGCTAAGGCAACTGGTATGAGTCCGACCTCGATAACGAGAATTGTCAATGAGTTATCTGAGCAGGGATTCGTGAGAGAGACGACACTTGTAACTTCTGGCGTCGGTAGAAGAGCAACATTACTAGATGTAGATAAAGATGTTTTATATACAATAGGTGTAGAATTAGATAAATCTCTTATAAAAATAGGTATCGTTAACTATGTTGGTGAGATTGTAGTGATCCAAAGCTTAAAACATGAAAACATAGAGACATATGAAGAAACCCTACATAAATTGTCTCAGAATATAATGGGGCTTATTGATAATTATGCAATTCGACCTCAGAAAGTAATTGGAATAGCAGTGGGATTACCAGGGTTCATTGATTATAAAAATGGCATAGTCAAAATATCTGACCAACTTAAATGGAAGGATGTACACTTTGCTGAGGACTTAAAAAAACTTACCTCAATAGATGTCATTATTGATAATGAATTGAAGATGAAGGTAGTTGCGGAGAGTACCGTTGGTAAGGCAATGAATTCGCAGAACGCTATACTATTAGGGATCGGTTCTGGAATTGGTACTGCAATTATACTTAATGGAGAAATTGTTCGTGGAGAGTCAAACAATGCAGGGGAGATTGGGCACACTATCGTTGACCCTACAGGCAATGTTTGCAATTGCGGTAAGATTGGTTGTCTTGCTACATATATATCAGAAGGCGCTATTTTGGCTGATAGTAAAAAAGTAAAAGAAATAGATTCTATTCAGGATGTGTTCAGTTCATATCGGAAAAAGGAAGCATGGGCGCTTAATATCCTCGATAGGGCAGCAACATATTTATCAGTCGCGATTAGCAATATATTATGTCTCTATAATCCCGAAGTCATTGTCCTGAGTGGCGATACGATCGAGAATTTACCGGAAATGAAGGAAATGATCGAACAGAAATGTGAATTATATATTTGGGAACCACTGAAAGATAGTGCAAGAATCGTATATTCTGATTTAGGTGAAAGTGGAGTAGTGTTAGGTGCGGCTATCCAAGCACAAAATAAGTTATTAAATTTAAAATAG
- a CDS encoding asparaginase — protein sequence MELQSLIAENRNGIVENIHHGLICGVNDQLQPIYHVGNEDQYVYFRSAAKPIQAIPLFLTKIISKYNLTDEEAALFTASQRGESYHISGLESLLKKLPVKEEELFCAAALPLNEGPKEEMLRNNKVKRRLYHNCAGKHLGFLTVCHELGYPKEGYWELDHPLQQHIIEVLSMLAEVPVSKIKTGIDGCGVPVFAIPLKNMAITYLKLACPDLIADEQIKQAVIKMSQIMNDHSNIVASEDFICSILLKDNNIIAKGGAQGVYCFGLKKERIAFALKVLSGSEAVWPNVIASILEQIDYSNKQTIEAIKALRPAVVKNDAGVVVGEIETTFLL from the coding sequence GTGGAGCTTCAATCATTAATTGCAGAAAACAGGAATGGGATAGTTGAGAATATTCATCATGGATTAATTTGTGGTGTAAATGATCAGTTGCAACCAATCTATCATGTTGGAAATGAAGATCAATATGTATACTTTCGTTCGGCAGCAAAGCCTATTCAAGCAATTCCTTTATTTTTAACAAAGATTATATCTAAATATAATCTAACAGATGAAGAGGCAGCATTATTTACCGCCTCTCAAAGAGGGGAATCCTATCATATCTCCGGTTTAGAATCTTTATTAAAAAAGCTGCCTGTAAAAGAAGAAGAGTTATTTTGCGCGGCAGCCCTTCCCTTAAACGAAGGACCTAAAGAGGAAATGCTCCGAAATAATAAGGTGAAAAGAAGACTTTATCATAATTGTGCAGGTAAGCATTTAGGATTTTTAACAGTATGCCATGAACTCGGTTATCCTAAAGAAGGATATTGGGAATTAGATCATCCCTTACAGCAACATATCATTGAAGTTCTTTCCATGTTAGCTGAAGTCCCAGTATCAAAGATCAAAACGGGAATTGATGGCTGTGGTGTGCCGGTTTTCGCAATCCCATTAAAAAATATGGCGATCACCTATTTAAAATTAGCCTGTCCCGACTTAATTGCGGATGAACAAATAAAGCAAGCTGTAATAAAGATGTCCCAAATCATGAATGATCATTCTAACATCGTTGCATCAGAGGATTTTATCTGTTCCATCTTATTAAAGGACAATAATATCATCGCTAAAGGTGGTGCGCAGGGTGTTTACTGCTTCGGCTTGAAAAAGGAAAGAATCGCATTCGCATTAAAAGTACTAAGTGGTTCTGAAGCTGTATGGCCGAATGTGATAGCATCCATTCTCGAACAAATCGACTATAGTAATAAACAAACAATCGAGGCTATAAAGGCATTAAGACCAGCTGTAGTTAAAAATGACGCAGGTGTTGTAGTGGGAGAAATTGAGACGACATTTTTGTTGTAA
- a CDS encoding helix-turn-helix transcriptional regulator produces the protein MKKHGKTEGNASLNKQEIIEDGHKLRDILLDAIEHGDIDAVNQSMSKMGEIMSDDSFDLLKRSPGNKLRSYKNFMLSHNTLYGHYAGKGGLSAVQSHYMTEKYAILIEHSDTISQLEQIHMNLLNDYSDPTIRFKYNENATIVVKAENYIAMNFAEDISIEDIAQKIHVHPSHLMRSFKKEKGITISHFRNQRRIKEAKELLAYSSLSMTDIAFIVGFTSSQYFSRIFKKEEGMTPIEFKRNN, from the coding sequence ATGAAAAAACATGGGAAGACAGAAGGGAATGCATCGTTGAACAAGCAAGAAATCATTGAAGATGGTCATAAGTTGAGAGATATATTACTTGATGCAATTGAACACGGGGATATAGATGCGGTAAATCAAAGTATGTCGAAGATGGGAGAAATTATGAGCGACGATTCCTTTGATTTATTGAAAAGAAGTCCAGGAAATAAACTGCGATCTTATAAAAATTTCATGTTATCCCATAACACTCTTTATGGTCACTACGCAGGAAAAGGCGGCTTAAGTGCTGTGCAGTCTCATTATATGACAGAAAAGTATGCCATCCTTATTGAGCATAGTGATACAATATCGCAACTTGAACAAATTCATATGAATTTGTTAAACGATTATTCTGATCCAACAATTCGATTTAAGTATAATGAGAACGCTACGATTGTAGTGAAAGCGGAGAATTATATTGCCATGAACTTTGCTGAAGATATTTCAATTGAGGACATCGCTCAAAAAATACATGTCCATCCATCCCACTTAATGCGCTCGTTTAAGAAAGAAAAAGGGATAACGATTAGTCATTTTCGAAATCAAAGAAGAATAAAGGAGGCAAAAGAACTCCTTGCCTATTCAAGTCTTTCAATGACTGATATTGCTTTCATTGTCGGTTTTACCAGCTCCCAGTATTTTTCTAGGATTTTCAAGAAAGAAGAAGGGATGACACCAATTGAGTTTAAAAGAAATAATTAA
- a CDS encoding polysaccharide deacetylase family protein has translation MTMNPILRKMGFSENDKVLIVHADDVGITQSSVDAFLELLDFGTISCGSTMVPCPWFPEVARKFRESPELDLGLHLTLNCEYETYRWRPISTTSQESGMIDENGYFKQDKLEVMETADPKSIEQEIEAQLKVALNLGVKPTHVDSHSGTLWSAKFMDSYINFYKNHQVLPVVFNPSDNKDPIMQSVMNTFNVSSEKVNDFAATGLPVVDSISGLPVEHTYDLNDRLDLAKLILDGVQPGMLTHFAFHPMKDTPESRGLLRYSDGRIGDYEVFMQKKLKNHLKDSGIQLIGYKDIIKYIDVHSLV, from the coding sequence ATGACAATGAATCCAATTCTTAGGAAAATGGGGTTTTCAGAGAATGATAAGGTATTAATTGTACATGCCGATGATGTGGGGATCACTCAGTCATCCGTTGATGCCTTTTTAGAATTACTTGATTTTGGAACAATCTCTTGTGGGTCTACAATGGTTCCTTGTCCATGGTTCCCAGAAGTAGCGAGGAAATTTAGGGAAAGTCCAGAATTAGATCTGGGGCTTCACTTGACCTTAAATTGCGAATATGAAACCTATCGATGGCGGCCAATTTCTACAACAAGTCAGGAATCAGGAATGATCGACGAAAATGGTTATTTTAAGCAAGATAAACTAGAAGTAATGGAAACTGCTGACCCGAAAAGTATTGAACAAGAGATTGAAGCACAGTTAAAAGTAGCGCTTAATTTAGGAGTGAAACCGACCCATGTCGATTCACATTCTGGCACACTTTGGTCGGCTAAATTCATGGATTCATATATTAACTTTTATAAGAATCATCAAGTTTTACCTGTTGTGTTTAATCCTAGCGATAATAAGGATCCTATCATGCAAAGCGTGATGAATACTTTTAATGTTTCATCTGAAAAAGTAAATGATTTTGCTGCAACAGGTCTGCCTGTTGTTGATAGTATTTCAGGTCTTCCAGTTGAGCATACGTATGATTTAAATGATCGTCTAGATTTAGCAAAACTTATATTAGATGGTGTACAACCAGGTATGCTGACACATTTTGCCTTCCATCCGATGAAAGATACGCCTGAATCACGTGGCTTATTACGCTACTCTGATGGACGAATTGGAGATTATGAGGTCTTTATGCAGAAAAAATTGAAAAACCATTTAAAAGATAGCGGAATTCAGCTTATAGGATATAAAGACATTATCAAATACATCGACGTCCATTCGTTAGTTTAA
- a CDS encoding MFS transporter: MKTKKFGIRDQIGYMLGDVGGSFVNLYISAFFLIFATYVLGVSPYFMGTLFLVARIFDAFTDVMMGTIPDRWTIGKSGDKFLPYINISKWLLAASLLLSFADVSNFSSTVIHIWVVAVYLFFGIAYTADSIPYGSLAAVITNDPIERTKLSRARAIGGMIVGLGALSFVPMFIYDKAGNVIPEGFFNVAIVFSILSLLSYTGLVKLTTERIREEKPAGGYADYKFVDALKAVSKNRPLIGMMVASVGSLIMINGVTQLAAIVFAEYYHMPSAFAINSFISIFITMVLFFTVPKLVEKFNKRNLVIATAAFSLIATTLLTLVTFENVYVFMVLYNIATIGSSVFVMVVWALVTDCLDYTELQTGKRYDGTLFSIYSFSRKVGMGVGSAIGSYALGWVGFVSGAKSQAPEVAQGVLKMYTGIPIITFLLILIGLALIFNLNKNKTDEMYLTLEERRAS; the protein is encoded by the coding sequence ATGAAAACTAAAAAATTTGGTATTCGAGATCAAATTGGTTATATGTTAGGAGATGTTGGTGGAAGTTTCGTTAATTTATATATAAGTGCGTTTTTCCTTATATTTGCGACATATGTTTTAGGTGTCAGCCCCTATTTTATGGGAACGTTATTTTTAGTCGCTCGCATATTCGATGCTTTCACAGATGTGATGATGGGAACTATTCCAGATCGTTGGACAATTGGAAAAAGCGGAGATAAGTTTTTGCCTTATATCAATATTTCAAAATGGTTATTAGCTGCTTCGTTGCTATTATCTTTCGCTGATGTATCTAATTTTTCTTCAACCGTCATTCATATATGGGTCGTTGCTGTTTATCTTTTTTTTGGAATTGCCTATACAGCTGATTCGATTCCTTATGGTTCATTAGCTGCTGTTATTACAAATGACCCAATCGAACGGACTAAATTATCACGTGCTCGTGCCATTGGTGGAATGATTGTTGGGTTGGGTGCTTTATCATTTGTTCCTATGTTTATTTATGATAAGGCTGGAAACGTAATCCCAGAGGGCTTCTTTAATGTTGCGATCGTATTCAGTATTTTATCTCTTTTGTCATATACAGGATTAGTAAAATTAACAACAGAACGTATCCGTGAAGAAAAACCAGCTGGAGGATACGCTGACTATAAGTTTGTAGATGCATTAAAAGCAGTGTCCAAAAATAGACCATTAATTGGGATGATGGTTGCTTCGGTTGGCTCACTTATTATGATAAATGGTGTTACTCAATTAGCTGCAATTGTTTTTGCTGAATATTATCATATGCCATCAGCTTTTGCGATCAATTCTTTTATTAGTATATTTATTACAATGGTACTATTCTTCACTGTACCTAAACTTGTAGAAAAATTTAATAAAAGGAATTTGGTTATTGCTACCGCTGCTTTCAGTTTAATTGCAACGACTCTATTAACTTTAGTTACTTTCGAAAATGTATATGTATTTATGGTTTTATACAATATAGCTACGATTGGTTCGTCTGTTTTCGTCATGGTTGTTTGGGCGCTTGTCACAGATTGTTTAGACTATACAGAGCTTCAAACTGGAAAGCGCTACGATGGGACACTCTTTTCTATTTATTCATTCTCCAGAAAGGTAGGAATGGGTGTTGGTTCTGCAATTGGTAGTTATGCACTCGGCTGGGTTGGCTTTGTTTCAGGGGCTAAATCACAAGCCCCAGAAGTTGCCCAAGGTGTGTTGAAAATGTACACTGGGATTCCAATTATTACGTTTCTTTTAATACTAATCGGGCTCGCTTTGATTTTTAATTTAAATAAAAATAAAACAGACGAAATGTATCTAACACTTGAAGAAAGAAGAGCATCTTAA
- a CDS encoding SIMPL domain-containing protein, whose product MQYQSTYRSSENSKPNVIRVTGEGIVSIQPNKADVTLGASTEDQSLSQAQESNAITISNIKKALNQIGITNEQIQTVNYSIFPQYDYNDGKQIFRNYKVEHMLHITVEHIENTGLVVDTAVSNGANTILGISFDTSDYNQYYQQALSLAIINAGQKAETIANTIRVILTKAPISVVENVQDQEGPIPFHTTAFAKSEAATPIQPGIIEIISSITAEFVY is encoded by the coding sequence TTGCAATATCAATCAACATACCGGTCTTCTGAGAATAGTAAGCCGAATGTAATTAGAGTAACCGGGGAAGGCATCGTATCTATACAGCCGAATAAGGCAGACGTTACACTTGGAGCCTCAACTGAAGATCAATCATTATCCCAAGCTCAGGAAAGCAACGCTATTACAATTTCAAATATAAAAAAGGCGCTGAATCAGATTGGAATAACTAATGAGCAGATCCAAACTGTTAATTATTCAATTTTTCCACAATACGACTATAATGATGGAAAACAAATTTTCCGGAATTATAAGGTAGAGCATATGCTTCATATAACCGTGGAGCATATAGAAAATACGGGTTTGGTTGTGGATACTGCTGTTAGCAATGGAGCAAATACTATTTTGGGGATTAGTTTTGATACATCAGACTACAATCAATATTATCAACAGGCATTATCTCTGGCTATCATTAATGCCGGTCAGAAAGCGGAGACGATTGCCAATACGATAAGAGTTATTTTAACGAAGGCACCTATATCAGTAGTTGAAAATGTCCAGGATCAAGAAGGTCCGATTCCTTTTCATACAACCGCATTCGCAAAAAGCGAAGCAGCTACTCCAATACAGCCAGGCATAATAGAAATAATAAGCAGCATTACAGCTGAATTTGTTTATTAA
- a CDS encoding GntR family transcriptional regulator, translating into MYQQIKDYIKEQILSGDLRLGNLVPSEKELMEKFHVSQITTKNALNGLAEEGIVKRIKGKGTFVEESSLLKHSDQQINNSKGIIGLILPSMKTKVEQEFVNYIEKYVSENKYSLMIKITRESQFEETYAIEAFRELGVKGVIIFPTEKETYNESVLRLTLDKYPLVLIDRYLENIRTYSVSSENETSTFEAISYLIHNGYKHIGLVSPLITNTVTIERSKGFEEAFAKSEVIMDKNLWLLINFNKISKDQTPLLIKEFLLKKSEITAIFVMNAELARYTYIAIESIKNEQSRNIKLISFDDPGIDGITYMQQNIEECSKKTVELLQKQINGEYDPKRVFVPVRLENNENIDSI; encoded by the coding sequence TTGTATCAACAGATAAAGGATTATATTAAAGAACAAATACTATCCGGTGACTTGCGCCTTGGAAACTTAGTTCCATCTGAAAAAGAATTAATGGAAAAGTTTCACGTTAGCCAAATTACGACCAAAAATGCTCTTAATGGACTTGCGGAGGAAGGGATAGTAAAAAGAATTAAGGGAAAGGGGACGTTTGTTGAAGAAAGCAGTTTACTTAAACATTCTGATCAACAGATAAATAATTCTAAAGGTATAATCGGCCTTATTTTGCCGAGTATGAAGACAAAGGTAGAGCAAGAATTTGTCAATTATATAGAAAAGTATGTTTCGGAAAATAAGTATAGTTTAATGATCAAGATCACAAGAGAATCGCAGTTTGAAGAGACGTACGCGATTGAAGCGTTTCGTGAATTAGGCGTTAAAGGAGTGATTATTTTTCCGACGGAGAAGGAGACATATAATGAATCTGTTCTTCGGCTTACGCTTGATAAATATCCTCTAGTTTTAATAGATCGATATTTAGAAAATATACGGACATATAGTGTATCTTCAGAAAATGAAACGAGCACTTTTGAGGCCATTTCGTACTTGATCCATAACGGTTATAAGCATATTGGGTTGGTATCCCCGTTAATTACTAATACGGTTACGATTGAAAGATCGAAAGGGTTTGAAGAAGCCTTTGCAAAAAGTGAAGTAATCATGGATAAAAATCTTTGGCTATTAATAAATTTTAATAAAATATCTAAAGATCAAACACCTCTATTAATAAAAGAATTCCTGTTGAAAAAATCAGAAATAACAGCAATCTTTGTTATGAATGCTGAATTAGCACGATATACATATATCGCTATAGAGTCTATCAAAAATGAACAATCGAGAAATATTAAATTAATCTCTTTTGACGATCCGGGAATTGATGGGATTACTTATATGCAACAGAATATTGAGGAATGTAGCAAAAAAACGGTTGAATTATTGCAAAAACAAATAAATGGGGAATATGATCCGAAACGAGTTTTCGTTCCTGTTCGATTAGAAAATAACGAGAATATAGATAGCATTTAG